The genomic stretch GAGCACCTGAACCCCCGTGGCGCCCGGGTGGTGGCCCTGGACAAGCCGTCCGAGCGCGAGCAGACGCAGTGGTACTTCCAGCGGTACGTGCAGCACCTGCCCGCTGCCGGGGAGATCGTGCTGTTCGACCGCTCCTGGTACAACCGGGCCGGCGTCGAACGGGTGATGGGCTACTGCACGCCCGAGCAGTACCGGCTGTTCATGCGCCAGGCGCCGGAGTTCGAGCGGATGCTCGTCGAGTCGGGCACGCACCTGGTGAAGTTCTGGTTCTCGGTGACCCGCAGCGAGCAGCGCAGCCGGTTCATCGTCCGGCAGATCGACCCCGTGCGGCAGTGGAAGCTCTCCCCCACCGACCTGGCCTCACTGGACCGGTGGGAGGCCTACACCGAGGCGAAGGAAGCCATGTTCCTGCACACCGACACCGGGCACGCGCCGTGGACGGTGGTCAAGAGCAACGACAAGAAGCGCGCCCGCCTCGGTGCCATGCGGCACGTGCTGGACCGCTTCGACTACACCGACAAGGACGCCGCGGCCGTCGGGACCCCGGACCCGCTCATCGTCGGTGCGGCCGCCGACGAGCTGCCCGCGGCGCGCTGACCCCCGGACCCGGGGACGACACAGCGCCCGCCCCGAACTGCCGGGGCGGGCGCTGTGCTGGATCAGGTGGTGCTGGGTGTCGCTGCGATCAGCGGCGGGTCTCGTCGATCCCGTCGGTGTCGACCTGCTCCTTGCGGACGGTCTCGCTCACCTGCTGCTGGTCGGTGACGGTCTCGGTGCCCAGGCGGACGCGCTCGACCGGCACGGCCTCCTTCTCCACGACGGGACGCTCGGCGTGCAGCGTCACCTCGTGCTCCTCCTCGGAGATGGCCGGTCCGTCCATGGCGTTGCCACGGTTGGCGTCGGTGATCGGCTCACGCTCGAGCCGCACCTCCTCGTGGGACACCGGCACGGTCTCGGTCACGTTCTCGGTGACCACGAACTTGCGGAGCCGGGCGCGGCCGGTCTCCTCCTGCCGGGTGCCGACGTTCATGCGCTCCTCGGAGAGCGTCATCGCGTCGTCGGTGTTCGGGCCGGAGGTGTCGTGGCCCGTGGTCCCGTGCCGGTCGGTGTCGGTCGTCCCGGCAACCGTCTCCGTACGGGTGGTCTCCGTCGTCGCGGTGCCGCGGGTGGTGCCGTAGTACCGGTAGAGCTCCTGCTCCTCCTCGGGGGAGAGGTGCCCGTCGGTGTCGATCTTCGGCGCGTCCTTGACCTGCGCCTTGCTCACCGGGACGCGCACACCGTCGCCGGTCAGGTCGGCGTCCGCGATCGGGACGAAGGACTCCTTGGTGCCGAACATGCCGGTCTTCACGGTGACCCACTCCGGGTTGCCGGACTGGTCGTCGAGGTAGACCTCGGAGGCGGTGCCGATCTTGTCGCCGTCAGCGTCATAGACGTCTGCGCCGATCACGCGGTCGAGGGTGTCGGTGCCGATCATGGTTCCGTTCTCCTCAAGTTCGGGGACGTGTCGTCGCAGAGGGGTCTGCCCTCACGGCCCGCGCGGAAACGGCTGCAACACGATCGACATGCCCGAACGCGTGTGCCGCGCGGCGGGAAGGGAGGGCATCCGCGCAGGTCACGTGCTCGCGAGGGGCGAGATCGGCATCCGGAGCGACACGCCCGGGCGCGCTGGATTGGTCCCCGGCCAGGCGTGTCGTCCAGATCTGCGCCCGCTCCCGCCGCAGCATGGGGGCGTGCCTCCCCGTTCGCCGTACGACGACCTGGTCCACCCCCGCACCCAGAAGAAGCCCTCGCCCCAGGTCGAGGCGCTGAAGGACGTCGTCGTCGAGGACCCCAGCAGCGGGTTCGTCGGCGCCGTCGTGCGCTGCGAGAAGGACGTCGTCCACCTCGAGGACCGGTTCGGGAAGGTCCGCGCCTACCCGCTCGGGCCCGGGTTCTGGGTCGACGGCCGGCCGGTGGTGCTGGTGCGGCCGAAGACCAACGCGCCGTCCGGCCCGCAGCGCAGCGCGTCGGGCTCGACGTACGTCGTCGGGGCCCGCGCCCGGGTGGCCCGCGAGGGGCGCATCTACGTGGAGGGCAAGCACGACGCCGAGCTGGTGGAGAAGGTCTGGGGCCACGACCTGCGGATCGAGGGCGTCGTCGTCGAGCCGCTGCACGGTGTGGACGACCTGCCGGGCATCGTCACGGAGTTCCGCCCGTCGTCGGGCCGCCGGCTGGGTGTGCTCGTCGACCACCTGGTGACCGGTTCCAAGGAGTCCCGGATCGCCGCCCAGGTCACCGGCGACCACGCGCTGGTGGTCGGGCACCCGTTCATCGACATCTGGCAGGCCGTCAAGCCGTCCGTGGTCGGGATCAAGGCCTGGCCGACGGTGCCGAGGGGTGAGGACTGGAAGACCGGCGTCTGCAAGCGGCTGGGCTGGGAGGACGACACCGGCTACGTCTGGGCGCAGCGCATCCTGGCCCGGGTGAAGGTGTGGACCGACCTGGAGCCGACGCTGATCGGCCGGGTCGAGGAGCTCATCGACTTCGTGACCACCGACTGACCCGCCTTCGACGTCGACACTGTGCGGTGAGTGCCCACTCCGGGATCCGAGTGGGCACTCACCGCACAGTGCCCGGAGACGACGGCGGCCGCCGCCCCCGGTGGGGACGGCGGCCGGCGCACGCGACGTGCTTGCTCAGCTGGGGATGTAGTTGAACTCGTCGGGGTTCGGGCCGTTGCGGCCGTCCTTGCGGTCCAGACCGTCGATCTCCCGCATGTCGTCCTCGGTGAGCTCGAAGTCGAACAGCGCGAAGTTCTGCTCGACCCGGCTGCGGGTGACCGACTTGGGGAAGATGATGTCCCCGCGCTGGACGGCCCAGCGGAGCGCGGCCTGCGCCGGGCTCTTGCCGTACCGCTCACCGACCCGGATGAGCGTCGGGTCGTCGAGCACCTTGCCCTGCGCGATCGGGGCCCAGGCCTCGGTGTGGATCTCGTGCTCGGCGTTGAACGCCCGCAGGTCGTCCTGCGCGAAGTAGGGGTGCACCTCGATCTGGTTCACCACCGGCCGGACCTCGGTCTCGGCGAACAGCCGGTTGAGGTGGTGGGCGTTGAAGTTGGAGACGCCGATGGCCTTGACCCGGCCGGAGCGGTAGATCTCCTCCATCGCCTTCCAGGTCTCGACGTAGTCGACGTCGATGCCCGGCAGCGGCCAGTGCACGAGGAACAGGTCCAGGTAGTCGAACTCCAGCGCGTCCATGGTGCCGTCGAACGCCTTCAGCGCGGCGTCGCGGGCGTGGAAGCCGTTGTTCAGCTTGGAGGTCACGAAGACCTCCTCGCGCGGCACGCCGGACTGGCGGACGGCCTCGCCGACCTCGGCCTCGTTGCCGTACATCTCGGCGGTGTCGATGTGCCGGTAGCCGACCTCGAGGGCCGTGCGGGTGGCCTCGACGGTGTCCTCGGGCTTGATCTGGAAGACGCCGAAGCCCAGCTGCGGGATCTCGACGCCGTTGTTCAGGGTGATCGTGGGCACGGTGGTGGTGGCCATGCGTGGTCTCCTCTTCTCGACTACGGGTGAGTGGCGGCGCGCGGGGACCTTCCGCGCTGCCGGCCTGGGGCTCTGCCTACCCGGGCCCGGCCGCCGCTACCCGCGAGTCATCTCACCCCGGGTGGCGGGAATGCTCAGGGCAGCCGCCGGGCCAGGTCGCCGGCGAAGTCCTCGGCCACGGCCAGCTGCTCGCGCAGCGCGGTGACCCGGGCGGTGGCCGCCTCGTGGAACATCCGCAGCCGGTCCAGCAGGCGTTCGCGGTCACCGGTGGCCCGCTCGAGGTCGGCCAGCAGGGTGAGCAGCTCCTGCATCTCCTCGAGGCTGAAGCCCAGCGGCTTCATCCGCTTGATGACCTCGAACCGGGCGACGTCGGCCTCGCTGTAGAGCCGGAAGCCGCCCTCGGTCCGCGCCGTGGGGACGACGAGGCCGTTCTCCTCGTAGAACCGGATGGTGCGCAGGCTGAGCCCGGTCCGCTCGGCGACCTGGCCGATCTGCACCAGCCCGCCGCCGGCGGCCGCGGTGGCCGGGGGCATCAGTGCGCCCCGGCGAGCTGGCCGGTGTGCCGGTCGTAGCGGTCGGCCGAGTGGCCGGTCAGGCCGACGACCTGGACCTGCTTGCCGCGCAACTCGTACTTGTGCGTGATCGCGTCCAGCGCGGCCACCGTGGAGGCGTCCCAGACGTGCGCGTGGGTCAGGTCGATGACGACGTTCGTCGGGTCGCCGGCGTAGTCGAACTGGGTGTAGAGGTCGTTGCTGGAGGCGAAGAACAGCGCGCCGCTCACCTGGTAGACGCGGGTGTCGCCGTCCGGGTCGGTGACGCTGGTGACCTCGACCAGGTGGGCCACCCGGCGGGCGAACAGCACGCAGGCGACCAGCACGCCGGCGCCCACGCCGATGGCGAGGTTGTGGGTGATCAGGGTGCCGGCCACCGTCGTGAGCATCACCGCGGTCTCGCTGTACGGCATCCGGTGGATGGTGCGCAGGCTGTGCCAGTCGAAGGTGGCGATGGAGACGAACACCATCACCGCGACGAGGGCGGCCATCGGGATGATGCCGACGACGTCGCCCAGCGCGACCACGAGCACGAGCAGCAGGGCGCCGGCCAGGAAGGTCGACAGCCGGGTGCGGGCGCCGGACTTCACGTTGATCATGGTCTGGCCGATCATCGCGCAGCCGCCCATGCCGCCGAACAGGCCCGAGGCGATGTTCGCGGTGCCCTGGCCCCAGGACTCCCGGGTCTTGTTCGAGGGCGTGTCGGTGATGTCGTCGACCAGCTTCGCCGTCATCAGCGACTCCATCAGCCCGACGAAGGCGACGCCGAGGGCGAAGGGCGTGATGATCGCCAGCGTCTCGAGCGTGAACGGCACCGCCGGGATGCCGAAGAAGGGCAGGGTGTCGGGCAGCGCGCCCTGGTCCCCCACGGTGGGCACCTCCCATCCGGCGGCGACGACGGCACCGGTGACCAGCACGATCGCCACCAGCGGCGCCGGGACGGCGCTGGTGAGCCGCGGCAGCCCGAAGATGATCGCCAGGCCGACGGCGGCCAGCGGGTAGACCAGCCACGGGACGTCGACCAGGTGGGTCAGCTGGGCGGTGAAGATCAGGATGGCCAGGGCGTTGACGAAGCCCACCATCACGCTGCGCGGGATGAACCGCATGAGCTTGGCGAACCCGAGCAGGCCGAGCACCACCTGGAAGACCCCGCCGAGGACGACGGCGGCGAAGAGGTACTCGACGCCGTACTCCAGCGCCAGCGGCGCCACCACCAGCGCGATCGCACCCGTTGCCGCGGTGATCATCGCCGGT from Modestobacter roseus encodes the following:
- the ppk2 gene encoding polyphosphate kinase 2 codes for the protein MDIQPAPSSLIDLSQWRLNALPDTNSDEDWDDDRELFDPQGNRVDSWREGFPYDERLQRREYEIQKRLLQIELLKLQGWVKDTGQRLVIVFEGRDAAGKGGTIKRFTEHLNPRGARVVALDKPSEREQTQWYFQRYVQHLPAAGEIVLFDRSWYNRAGVERVMGYCTPEQYRLFMRQAPEFERMLVESGTHLVKFWFSVTRSEQRSRFIVRQIDPVRQWKLSPTDLASLDRWEAYTEAKEAMFLHTDTGHAPWTVVKSNDKKRARLGAMRHVLDRFDYTDKDAAAVGTPDPLIVGAAADELPAAR
- a CDS encoding DUF2382 domain-containing protein, translated to MIGTDTLDRVIGADVYDADGDKIGTASEVYLDDQSGNPEWVTVKTGMFGTKESFVPIADADLTGDGVRVPVSKAQVKDAPKIDTDGHLSPEEEQELYRYYGTTRGTATTETTRTETVAGTTDTDRHGTTGHDTSGPNTDDAMTLSEERMNVGTRQEETGRARLRKFVVTENVTETVPVSHEEVRLEREPITDANRGNAMDGPAISEEEHEVTLHAERPVVEKEAVPVERVRLGTETVTDQQQVSETVRKEQVDTDGIDETRR
- a CDS encoding DUF3097 domain-containing protein gives rise to the protein MPPRSPYDDLVHPRTQKKPSPQVEALKDVVVEDPSSGFVGAVVRCEKDVVHLEDRFGKVRAYPLGPGFWVDGRPVVLVRPKTNAPSGPQRSASGSTYVVGARARVAREGRIYVEGKHDAELVEKVWGHDLRIEGVVVEPLHGVDDLPGIVTEFRPSSGRRLGVLVDHLVTGSKESRIAAQVTGDHALVVGHPFIDIWQAVKPSVVGIKAWPTVPRGEDWKTGVCKRLGWEDDTGYVWAQRILARVKVWTDLEPTLIGRVEELIDFVTTD
- a CDS encoding aldo/keto reductase, whose translation is MATTTVPTITLNNGVEIPQLGFGVFQIKPEDTVEATRTALEVGYRHIDTAEMYGNEAEVGEAVRQSGVPREEVFVTSKLNNGFHARDAALKAFDGTMDALEFDYLDLFLVHWPLPGIDVDYVETWKAMEEIYRSGRVKAIGVSNFNAHHLNRLFAETEVRPVVNQIEVHPYFAQDDLRAFNAEHEIHTEAWAPIAQGKVLDDPTLIRVGERYGKSPAQAALRWAVQRGDIIFPKSVTRSRVEQNFALFDFELTEDDMREIDGLDRKDGRNGPNPDEFNYIPS
- a CDS encoding MerR family transcriptional regulator; translated protein: MPPATAAAGGGLVQIGQVAERTGLSLRTIRFYEENGLVVPTARTEGGFRLYSEADVARFEVIKRMKPLGFSLEEMQELLTLLADLERATGDRERLLDRLRMFHEAATARVTALREQLAVAEDFAGDLARRLP
- a CDS encoding SulP family inorganic anion transporter encodes the protein MSRPAWLHPSVARTEVLAGLVVALALIPEAISFSILAGVDPRVGLYSSFVMAVVIAFTGGRPAMITAATGAIALVVAPLALEYGVEYLFAAVVLGGVFQVVLGLLGFAKLMRFIPRSVMVGFVNALAILIFTAQLTHLVDVPWLVYPLAAVGLAIIFGLPRLTSAVPAPLVAIVLVTGAVVAAGWEVPTVGDQGALPDTLPFFGIPAVPFTLETLAIITPFALGVAFVGLMESLMTAKLVDDITDTPSNKTRESWGQGTANIASGLFGGMGGCAMIGQTMINVKSGARTRLSTFLAGALLLVLVVALGDVVGIIPMAALVAVMVFVSIATFDWHSLRTIHRMPYSETAVMLTTVAGTLITHNLAIGVGAGVLVACVLFARRVAHLVEVTSVTDPDGDTRVYQVSGALFFASSNDLYTQFDYAGDPTNVVIDLTHAHVWDASTVAALDAITHKYELRGKQVQVVGLTGHSADRYDRHTGQLAGAH